The proteins below are encoded in one region of Ferruginibacter lapsinanis:
- a CDS encoding DUF4442 domain-containing protein: MIDGRQYFIDLVKHPIKFRLFLFSKLPSAFFSGVSVLGISREKAIVTVPYKWFSQNPFKSTYFACLAMAAELSTGLLAMMNTYKRKPAVSMLVVSMEANYFKKAIGPTAFICEDGKLIAETVDEAIQTGESRIVKVKSTGKNSAGELVAEFYITWSFKAKKN, translated from the coding sequence ATGATAGATGGCAGACAATATTTCATAGACCTTGTAAAACATCCAATTAAATTCAGGCTATTTCTATTTTCTAAATTGCCTTCCGCATTTTTCAGCGGCGTAAGCGTATTAGGTATTTCCAGAGAAAAAGCAATAGTAACGGTGCCGTATAAATGGTTTTCACAAAATCCTTTTAAATCAACTTATTTTGCCTGCTTGGCAATGGCTGCAGAGTTGAGCACAGGTTTGTTAGCCATGATGAACACGTACAAAAGAAAACCTGCTGTATCAATGTTAGTGGTAAGTATGGAAGCTAATTATTTTAAAAAAGCTATAGGGCCCACAGCATTTATTTGCGAAGATGGAAAATTGATTGCAGAAACGGTTGACGAAGCTATACAAACCGGCGAAAGCAGGATTGTTAAAGTAAAGTCAACGGGTAAAAATAGTGCAGGAGAATTGGTGGCAGAGTTCTATATTACATGGTCATTCAAAGCCAAGAAAAATTAA
- a CDS encoding C1 family peptidase — MPLEMVDDPQDQKDYNDNDSNSGGGGKGGFTGGGGGLLNFIPLLFSLFRGGGKGIIWILLIVAAGYFMMNSKSCSGVSEVVSQFTKGGKLDPNEFKKASVYEGLEDDNTKNPLPERVSLERFAPDRKNQGKQGSCVAWSSGYAARTIIESSSKLQDPNSVAFSPAFLYNQIGLDGCQGSYIIKAMEFMTQKGAVPFDQFPYDENDCSRGASQNLWNFAAQNKMHGFNRLTEDDGVSNLNLRAIKEHLAKDAPVVIGMMVGGSFMEGMLGQKVWHPNSDDYSQMGFGGHALCVIGYDDGLEGGAFQIMNSWGHEWGENGIGWVKYGDFKQFVREAYGVDPMPKSGAALNVDFECSVGLVDNDTKQNIPLRVSSGNTFATTSPIKKGTKFKIEIKNAIECYIYLFTPKADGSSFVLFPYKPIHSPYCGITGTRLFPRKESIRADEVGNKDFMGVVVSKQPLDYNALNTAINSSTQSSFAGKLNEVISSASIKNVKYNSTNTGAIYFKADASEKNNVVGCVVEIDKQ, encoded by the coding sequence ATGCCTTTAGAAATGGTAGACGATCCACAGGATCAAAAGGATTATAACGATAATGACAGTAACTCCGGTGGCGGAGGAAAAGGAGGCTTTACCGGTGGCGGCGGAGGCTTGTTAAATTTTATTCCGTTACTATTTAGTTTGTTTCGGGGAGGTGGCAAAGGTATCATCTGGATACTATTGATCGTTGCTGCCGGATATTTTATGATGAATAGTAAATCATGTTCGGGGGTCAGTGAGGTGGTATCGCAGTTTACAAAAGGAGGAAAACTGGATCCGAACGAGTTTAAAAAGGCCAGCGTTTACGAAGGATTGGAAGATGACAATACAAAAAATCCTTTGCCCGAAAGAGTTTCTTTAGAAAGGTTTGCACCAGACAGAAAAAATCAGGGAAAACAAGGTAGTTGTGTTGCCTGGAGTAGCGGCTATGCTGCCCGTACTATCATAGAAAGCAGTAGTAAATTGCAGGATCCTAATTCTGTTGCATTTAGTCCGGCATTTTTATATAATCAGATCGGGTTAGATGGTTGTCAGGGGTCATATATTATAAAAGCGATGGAATTTATGACACAAAAAGGTGCTGTGCCATTTGACCAGTTTCCTTATGATGAAAATGATTGTTCCAGAGGGGCCAGTCAGAACTTATGGAATTTCGCCGCACAAAATAAAATGCATGGCTTTAATAGGTTAACAGAAGATGATGGTGTAAGTAACCTGAATCTCAGGGCCATCAAAGAGCATTTGGCAAAAGATGCCCCGGTAGTAATTGGGATGATGGTGGGAGGCAGTTTTATGGAAGGCATGCTGGGGCAAAAAGTATGGCATCCTAACAGTGATGATTATTCGCAAATGGGTTTTGGCGGGCATGCGCTGTGTGTGATAGGTTATGATGACGGATTAGAAGGTGGTGCTTTTCAGATAATGAATAGCTGGGGACATGAGTGGGGTGAAAATGGAATCGGCTGGGTAAAATATGGCGACTTTAAACAATTCGTTAGAGAGGCGTATGGAGTTGATCCAATGCCAAAATCAGGAGCTGCATTGAATGTAGATTTTGAATGTAGTGTGGGCTTGGTAGATAATGACACCAAGCAAAATATACCATTAAGAGTAAGCAGCGGCAATACTTTTGCAACCACATCTCCCATCAAAAAAGGAACTAAATTTAAAATAGAAATTAAAAATGCCATCGAGTGTTATATCTATTTATTTACACCAAAAGCAGATGGCAGCAGCTTTGTGTTGTTTCCCTACAAACCAATTCACTCGCCCTATTGTGGCATTACTGGTACAAGATTATTTCCACGTAAAGAATCGATCAGAGCCGATGAAGTGGGAAATAAAGATTTTATGGGAGTGGTGGTGAGTAAACAACCTCTCGATTATAATGCGTTGAACACAGCTATTAATTCAAGTACACAATCAAGTTTTGCCGGTAAATTAAATGAAGTGATCAGTTCTGCATCTATCAAAAATGTAAAATATAACAGTACCAATACAGGCGCTATATATTTTAAAGCCGATGCATCTGAAAAGAATAATGTAGTGGGATGTGTAGTGGAGATTGATAAGCAATAA
- the lysA gene encoding diaminopimelate decarboxylase: MSKKLTHQQLIEIANEFGTPVYIYHAEKIAEQYNKLKKAFKGCDAHFFYACKSLTNINVLKYIQLLGASLDCVSVNEVKLGLMAGFDKANILFTPNCVDFEEIVEAKELGVHINIDNISILEQFGNKFGDSYPVCIRLNPHIMAGGNYKISTGHIDSKFGISVHQMRHIERIVKTTKLNVTGIHMHTGSEIKDINVFLEGLEVMFGIATHFPDLKFIDLGSGFKVPYQPGDAETDVNTLGEKVSIALAEYEKEAGKKLQIWFEPGKYLVSQCGYLVTKTNVIKQTPAALFAGVNSGFNHLIRPMMYDAYHHIENVSNPTGAERIYTVVGNICETDTFAWDRKLHEVREGDYLVFYNAGAYGFEMSSNFNSRLKPAEVLVVDGKAKLIRKRDVFEDLLKNQVV; this comes from the coding sequence ATGTCAAAAAAACTAACACATCAACAGTTAATTGAGATCGCAAACGAGTTTGGAACCCCTGTGTACATCTATCATGCAGAAAAGATTGCAGAACAATATAATAAACTGAAGAAGGCATTTAAAGGTTGTGATGCACATTTTTTTTATGCATGTAAATCTTTGACCAATATTAATGTTTTAAAATATATCCAGTTATTAGGAGCTTCATTGGATTGTGTAAGTGTCAACGAAGTTAAACTGGGCTTAATGGCAGGCTTTGATAAAGCTAATATTTTGTTTACACCTAATTGTGTTGATTTTGAAGAGATCGTAGAGGCAAAAGAATTAGGAGTACATATCAACATTGATAACATTTCGATCTTGGAACAGTTTGGCAACAAATTCGGAGATAGCTATCCTGTGTGTATTCGTTTGAATCCGCATATTATGGCTGGAGGTAATTACAAGATCAGTACCGGGCATATTGATAGCAAATTTGGTATCTCTGTGCATCAAATGAGGCATATTGAAAGGATTGTAAAAACAACCAAACTGAATGTTACCGGCATACATATGCATACGGGAAGTGAGATCAAAGACATCAATGTTTTTCTGGAAGGATTGGAAGTAATGTTTGGTATTGCCACCCATTTTCCTGACCTGAAGTTCATTGATCTTGGAAGTGGATTTAAAGTGCCGTATCAACCCGGAGATGCAGAAACAGATGTAAATACTTTAGGAGAAAAAGTTTCTATTGCATTGGCAGAATATGAAAAAGAAGCAGGTAAAAAATTACAGATATGGTTTGAGCCTGGTAAATATCTGGTAAGTCAGTGTGGTTATCTGGTAACAAAAACAAATGTGATCAAACAGACACCGGCAGCGCTTTTTGCAGGAGTGAACAGCGGTTTTAATCATTTGATTCGTCCGATGATGTATGATGCGTATCATCATATTGAAAATGTAAGTAACCCTACCGGCGCAGAAAGAATTTACACTGTGGTAGGTAATATTTGCGAAACAGACACATTTGCATGGGATAGAAAATTACATGAAGTAAGAGAAGGTGATTACCTGGTATTCTACAATGCTGGTGCTTATGGTTTTGAAATGTCATCTAATTTTAATTCAAGATTAAAACCTGCAGAGGTATTAGTAGTTGATGGAAAAGCAAAATTGATTCGAAAAAGAGATGTGTTTGAAGATCTGTTAAAAAATCAAGTAGTATAA
- a CDS encoding thymidine kinase, translated as MFIEPNLKGERRGWIEVICGSMFSGKTEELIRRLKRVKIANLKVEIYKPAIDVRYDEVKIVSHDANSIHSVPVKNSQEILMLAQDVDVVGIDEAQFFDAEIANVCEQLASRGIRVIVAGLDMDYLGNPFGQMPNLLAKADYITKLHAICVKCGNIANISYRKTAQSGQVLLGEKDIYEPRCRHCAQEGIA; from the coding sequence ATGTTTATAGAACCAAATTTAAAAGGCGAAAGACGTGGTTGGATCGAGGTTATTTGCGGTAGCATGTTTAGTGGAAAAACAGAGGAATTGATAAGAAGGCTGAAAAGAGTGAAGATCGCTAATTTGAAAGTGGAGATTTACAAGCCGGCTATAGACGTAAGGTATGATGAGGTAAAGATCGTAAGTCATGATGCCAATTCAATTCATAGCGTTCCTGTAAAAAATTCTCAGGAAATTCTTATGTTGGCACAAGATGTAGATGTAGTAGGTATTGACGAGGCTCAATTTTTTGATGCTGAGATCGCTAATGTGTGTGAACAATTGGCTTCCAGGGGAATAAGAGTGATCGTGGCCGGATTGGATATGGATTACTTGGGTAATCCTTTCGGACAAATGCCTAATCTCCTGGCGAAAGCAGATTATATTACCAAACTACACGCTATCTGCGTTAAATGCGGAAACATTGCCAATATCAGCTACCGTAAGACAGCACAGAGTGGCCAAGTACTACTAGGCGAAAAAGATATTTATGAGCCAAGATGCAGGCATTGTGCACAGGAAGGAATTGCTTAA
- a CDS encoding UDP-glucuronic acid decarboxylase family protein, translated as MKKRILITGAAGFLGSHLCDRFIKEGYHVIAMDNLITGDLKNIEHLFPLEDFEFYNHDVTKFIHIHGDLDYILHFASPASPIDYLKIPIQTLKVGSLGTHNCLGLAKEKKARILVASTSEVYGDPLVHPQTEDYWGNVNPVGPRGVYDEAKRFQEAITMAYHTYHEVETRIIRIFNTYGPRMRLNDGRALPAFIGQALRGEDLTVFGDGSQTRSFCYVDDLVEGIYRLLMSDYVQPVNIGNPDEISLKDFAEEIIKLTGTDQKIVYKPLPTDDPKQRKPDITRAKKLLNWEPKVARAEGLKITYEYFKNLPKEELYKMPKEFESKK; from the coding sequence ATGAAAAAACGAATACTTATCACCGGGGCGGCGGGATTTTTAGGCTCACATTTATGTGATCGCTTTATTAAAGAAGGGTACCATGTAATTGCGATGGATAACCTGATCACAGGCGATCTTAAAAATATCGAACATCTTTTCCCTTTAGAAGATTTCGAATTTTATAATCATGATGTAACAAAGTTTATACACATACACGGTGATTTAGATTATATCCTTCATTTTGCATCTCCGGCAAGCCCGATAGATTATTTGAAAATTCCTATACAAACTTTAAAAGTAGGTTCTCTCGGAACGCACAATTGTCTTGGATTGGCGAAAGAAAAGAAAGCAAGAATATTGGTGGCAAGCACCAGTGAGGTATACGGCGATCCTTTGGTGCATCCACAAACAGAAGATTATTGGGGTAATGTAAACCCGGTTGGCCCCAGAGGAGTGTACGATGAGGCAAAACGTTTTCAGGAAGCTATAACAATGGCGTATCACACATATCACGAAGTTGAAACCAGGATCATAAGGATCTTTAATACCTATGGTCCAAGAATGAGGCTAAATGATGGCAGAGCCTTACCGGCATTTATTGGCCAGGCATTACGTGGAGAAGATTTGACCGTTTTTGGTGATGGCAGCCAAACCAGAAGTTTTTGTTATGTGGATGATCTGGTAGAAGGTATCTACAGATTGTTGATGAGTGATTATGTACAGCCTGTAAACATTGGCAACCCTGATGAAATTTCTTTAAAAGATTTTGCTGAAGAAATTATTAAACTCACAGGGACAGATCAAAAGATCGTTTACAAACCACTGCCTACAGATGATCCGAAACAACGTAAACCAGATATCACCAGGGCAAAAAAATTATTGAACTGGGAACCTAAAGTTGCAAGAGCAGAAGGTTTAAAAATAACGTACGAATATTTTAAAAATTTACCGAAAGAAGAGTTGTATAAAATGCCGAAAGAATTCGAGAGCAAAAAATAA
- a CDS encoding MBL fold metallo-hydrolase RNA specificity domain-containing protein, giving the protein MKIAFHGAARTVTGSKHLLSLSNGKKYLLDCGMFQGMGKDTDGMNRHWGFEPGEVTHLILSHAHIDHSGLIPKLIKDGFGGKVFCTPATRELTAALLEDSAGIQENDAKYENKKRAQQGLPYVKPLYETIDALNAMDAFVEVQYDTWFKIDENIEVMYTDAGHIIGSAAVHLKVTENGKTKRLTFSGDVGRYRDVILKSPKEFSQADYIIIESTYGNSLHDETHTTPDQLLEWIERSCLQKKGKLIVAAFSVGRTQEILFALNQLELENRLPELEYFVDSPLSIKATEIVKHYPQYFNKKIQKVLETDRDPFGFRGLKYVKSVEESKMLNYKNGPCVIISASGMADAGRIKHHISNNIESSRNTILLTGYCEPRSLGGRLMQGNKEVSIFGVLHEVNAEIGAVRSMSAHGDYDDLCQFLACQNPKEVDKLFLVHGEYEVQLDFKTRLARKGFTDITIPERHFEVGLT; this is encoded by the coding sequence ATGAAAATAGCTTTCCATGGTGCAGCAAGAACTGTAACAGGTTCCAAGCATCTGCTTTCGCTTAGTAATGGTAAAAAATATTTATTGGATTGTGGTATGTTTCAGGGCATGGGTAAAGATACCGATGGCATGAATCGTCATTGGGGTTTTGAGCCGGGAGAAGTAACGCATCTTATTTTATCACATGCACATATAGATCATAGTGGTCTTATTCCGAAATTAATAAAAGATGGTTTTGGCGGAAAGGTATTTTGTACTCCTGCCACTAGGGAATTGACAGCAGCGTTGCTCGAAGACTCTGCAGGTATACAGGAAAATGATGCCAAGTATGAAAATAAAAAAAGAGCACAACAAGGGTTGCCTTATGTGAAGCCTTTATATGAAACAATTGATGCACTCAATGCAATGGATGCTTTTGTAGAAGTACAGTATGATACATGGTTTAAGATCGATGAGAATATAGAAGTGATGTACACTGATGCAGGCCATATTATAGGTAGCGCTGCAGTACATTTAAAAGTTACGGAAAACGGCAAAACAAAACGATTGACTTTTAGCGGTGATGTGGGCAGATACAGAGATGTGATCTTAAAATCACCGAAGGAATTTTCACAGGCAGATTACATCATTATAGAATCTACTTATGGAAATAGTTTACACGATGAAACACACACCACTCCTGATCAATTATTGGAGTGGATCGAAAGATCCTGTCTTCAAAAAAAAGGGAAATTGATCGTTGCCGCATTTAGTGTGGGGCGAACACAAGAAATATTATTTGCTCTGAATCAACTAGAATTGGAGAATAGGTTACCCGAACTAGAATATTTTGTCGATAGCCCGTTGAGTATAAAAGCCACAGAAATTGTAAAACATTACCCTCAATATTTTAATAAAAAAATTCAAAAAGTATTGGAGACCGATAGGGATCCGTTTGGTTTCAGGGGGTTGAAATATGTGAAGTCTGTAGAGGAGTCAAAAATGCTTAACTATAAAAATGGTCCATGTGTGATCATATCTGCAAGTGGTATGGCTGATGCCGGTAGGATCAAACATCATATCAGTAATAATATTGAAAGTAGCCGGAATACTATTTTGCTAACAGGTTATTGTGAGCCTCGTTCTTTAGGAGGAAGATTGATGCAGGGAAATAAAGAGGTGAGTATTTTTGGCGTATTGCATGAAGTGAATGCAGAAATAGGAGCAGTGCGTAGTATGAGTGCTCATGGAGATTATGATGACCTATGCCAATTTTTAGCCTGTCAAAATCCTAAAGAAGTTGACAAGCTGTTTTTGGTACATGGTGAATATGAAGTGCAATTAGATTTCAAAACGAGGCTAGCCAGAAAAGGCTTTACAGATATTACTATACCTGAAAGACATTTTGAAGTAGGGTTGACTTAA
- a CDS encoding UDP-glucose dehydrogenase family protein, with protein MKITVVGTGYVGLVTGTCFAETGNKVTCVDIDKSKVDKLSSGQITIYEPGLEKIFLRNQKEGRLHFTTSLADGIKGAQIIFLALPTPPGEDGSADLKYILGVAAELGKLIQPDDFKVIIDKSTVPVGTSDKVHAALIANGADEKSFAVVSNPEFLREGVAVDDFMKPDRVVIGTSSERAKEILNELYAPFVRQGNPIIFMDERSAELTKYAANSFLATKITFMNEIAQLCELLGADVDMVRKGIGSDERIGKRFLFPGIGYGGSCFPKDVQALAKSSAEVNYEFKILDAVMDVNEKQKLHLLPKIKAYFNNDISGKRIALWGLAFKPNTDDIREAPALYIIDELVAAGATVAVYDPEAMANVKQLIGDKVTYANDQYAALENADVLVIATEWSEFRTPDFEMISSALKNKVIFDGRNLFGLKQMEDLGYHYESIGRKVVK; from the coding sequence ATGAAAATAACAGTAGTTGGAACAGGATACGTAGGATTAGTTACCGGAACATGTTTTGCTGAAACTGGCAATAAAGTTACTTGTGTTGATATAGACAAAAGTAAAGTTGACAAACTATCATCCGGGCAGATCACTATTTATGAACCCGGACTTGAGAAAATATTTTTGCGTAATCAAAAAGAAGGCCGTTTGCATTTTACCACTTCATTGGCAGATGGTATCAAAGGTGCTCAGATAATTTTTCTTGCTTTGCCTACACCTCCGGGAGAAGATGGGAGTGCAGATTTGAAATATATTCTTGGGGTGGCTGCAGAATTAGGTAAACTAATTCAACCTGATGATTTTAAAGTTATCATTGATAAAAGTACTGTGCCTGTTGGAACTTCAGATAAGGTGCATGCAGCGTTAATTGCCAATGGTGCGGATGAAAAATCGTTTGCGGTAGTAAGTAATCCGGAGTTTTTAAGAGAAGGGGTAGCAGTAGATGATTTTATGAAACCGGACAGGGTGGTAATAGGAACATCATCTGAAAGAGCGAAAGAAATCTTAAATGAATTATATGCTCCTTTTGTAAGGCAAGGCAATCCGATCATTTTTATGGATGAAAGAAGTGCGGAGCTTACTAAGTATGCGGCCAATTCATTTCTGGCAACCAAAATTACGTTCATGAATGAAATAGCTCAGTTATGTGAATTGTTGGGTGCAGATGTTGATATGGTACGTAAAGGAATCGGTAGTGACGAAAGGATAGGAAAAAGATTTTTGTTCCCTGGTATAGGATATGGGGGAAGTTGTTTTCCTAAAGATGTACAGGCGTTAGCAAAATCATCTGCAGAAGTAAACTACGAGTTTAAAATATTAGATGCAGTAATGGATGTAAATGAAAAACAAAAATTACATCTGTTGCCTAAAATAAAAGCTTATTTCAATAATGACATAAGTGGAAAGAGAATTGCTTTGTGGGGGCTTGCATTTAAACCAAACACTGATGATATCAGAGAAGCGCCGGCATTATATATAATTGATGAATTAGTGGCAGCAGGAGCTACTGTTGCCGTGTATGACCCTGAAGCAATGGCTAATGTAAAACAATTGATCGGAGATAAAGTTACCTATGCAAATGATCAATATGCTGCACTGGAAAATGCGGATGTATTGGTAATTGCAACCGAATGGAGTGAATTCAGAACGCCTGATTTTGAGATGATATCATCAGCATTAAAAAACAAAGTGATTTTTGATGGCAGAAATCTTTTTGGATTGAAACAAATGGAAGACCTAGGCTATCATTATGAAAGTATTGGTAGAAAAGTTGTAAAATAA
- a CDS encoding 3-deoxy-D-manno-octulosonic acid transferase, producing the protein MGIFLYNLFVLFYSLGIRIASLWNTKAKLWVNGRKMFPVVKEPISVWMHCASLGEFEQGRPVLEELKRNDPSLKIVLTFFSPSGYEVMKEYKGADHIFYLPSDSPFNAKKFIDNINPSLVLWVKYEYWFYYLHELKKRNIPTLLISGIFLPSQPFFKWYGGLWKRMLSCFNHLFIQDEESKELLSTINVKENITVSGDTRFDRVITIAEKFEPISLIDKFCKDSKVIVAGSTWEEDEAELIHYVRINPNIKFIIASHSIDSENLKDVKKEFKGAVFYSELVLADQQLQSDNLIRSTNILIIDNIGMLSRLYKYADITYVGGGFGDDGVHNVLEAAVYGKPVVFGPEFEKYLEAEELIESEGGITINNALELENVFNKLFSDETEIKKRSECAKNYVYSNAGATKKIVDHIYKNRLLTN; encoded by the coding sequence TTGGGTATTTTTCTATATAATTTGTTTGTTTTATTCTATTCGTTGGGAATAAGAATTGCGTCGTTATGGAATACTAAAGCCAAGCTTTGGGTGAATGGCAGAAAAATGTTCCCTGTAGTAAAAGAGCCGATTTCTGTATGGATGCATTGTGCCAGTTTGGGAGAATTTGAACAAGGCCGACCGGTTTTGGAAGAATTAAAAAGAAATGACCCCTCACTAAAAATTGTTCTTACATTTTTTTCCCCATCGGGATACGAGGTAATGAAAGAATATAAAGGGGCTGATCATATTTTTTATCTCCCTTCAGACTCTCCCTTTAATGCAAAAAAATTCATTGACAATATCAACCCATCACTTGTTTTATGGGTGAAATACGAATATTGGTTCTATTATCTGCACGAATTAAAAAAACGCAATATTCCTACACTACTGATATCGGGCATTTTTTTACCAAGCCAACCTTTCTTTAAATGGTATGGCGGATTATGGAAGAGAATGCTCAGCTGCTTTAACCATTTATTTATTCAGGATGAAGAATCAAAAGAACTTCTGAGCACCATCAATGTTAAAGAAAATATTACAGTAAGCGGCGATACAAGATTTGACAGAGTAATAACGATCGCAGAAAAATTTGAACCAATAAGCCTTATCGATAAATTTTGTAAAGACAGTAAAGTAATTGTAGCAGGAAGCACCTGGGAAGAAGACGAGGCTGAATTGATCCATTACGTCAGAATTAATCCCAATATAAAATTTATTATCGCTTCGCATTCAATTGACAGCGAAAATTTAAAAGACGTAAAAAAAGAATTTAAAGGGGCTGTTTTTTATTCTGAATTAGTATTAGCAGACCAACAATTGCAATCAGATAACTTGATACGATCTACCAATATATTGATCATAGATAATATTGGCATGTTATCAAGATTGTATAAATATGCTGATATAACTTACGTTGGTGGCGGTTTTGGTGATGACGGGGTACACAATGTACTGGAAGCGGCCGTGTATGGAAAGCCGGTTGTTTTCGGGCCTGAGTTTGAAAAATATCTTGAAGCTGAAGAACTGATCGAATCCGAAGGCGGTATTACCATCAATAATGCATTGGAACTGGAAAATGTATTTAATAAATTATTTTCAGATGAGACTGAAATAAAAAAGAGAAGTGAGTGTGCAAAGAACTACGTGTACTCAAATGCAGGGGCCACTAAAAAGATCGTTGATCATATTTACAAAAACCGTCTTTTAACCAATTGA
- a CDS encoding DegT/DnrJ/EryC1/StrS family aminotransferase, translating into MRPLQMVDTKTQYQKIKKEVDAAVIGVLESSQFIGGKVVNDFAQHLATYNGVKHVIPCANGTDALQIAMMALDLQPGDEIISASFTYIATVEAAAILKVKPVFVEVDKQTFCLDAEAIEKAITPKTKAIVPVHLYGHAAEMEKIMAIANKHNLYVIEDNAQAIGCDYTFSDGTVKKTGGIGHIGTTSFYPSKNLGAYGDGGAIFTNDDALADKLRKIAAHGQSKRYYHDLVGCNSRLDAIQAAILDIKLNHLDEYIAARRKAADFYDKAFVNHPKVTVPYRAAYSKHVFHQYTLVLEGVDRDALSAFLAERGIPSMIYYPVPCHKQQMFEAFGGSSYNLEITDWLTERVISLPIHTELDEEQQNFIVENVLEFINK; encoded by the coding sequence ATGAGACCATTACAAATGGTTGATACTAAAACACAGTATCAAAAGATAAAAAAGGAGGTAGATGCTGCTGTTATAGGGGTGCTGGAGAGTTCTCAATTTATTGGAGGTAAGGTAGTAAATGACTTTGCTCAGCACCTGGCAACATATAATGGAGTTAAACATGTAATTCCATGTGCCAATGGTACTGATGCATTGCAAATTGCCATGATGGCCTTAGATCTTCAGCCCGGAGATGAAATTATCAGCGCATCGTTTACATACATTGCTACTGTTGAGGCGGCGGCTATTCTTAAAGTAAAGCCCGTATTTGTAGAGGTTGATAAGCAAACTTTTTGCCTCGATGCGGAGGCGATCGAAAAAGCGATTACGCCAAAGACCAAAGCAATAGTTCCTGTTCATTTGTACGGACATGCTGCGGAAATGGAAAAGATCATGGCTATTGCAAACAAGCATAATTTGTATGTAATTGAAGATAATGCACAGGCTATTGGCTGCGATTATACTTTCAGCGATGGTACGGTTAAAAAGACCGGAGGTATTGGTCATATTGGTACTACTTCCTTTTATCCATCTAAAAATTTAGGTGCTTATGGAGATGGAGGGGCTATCTTTACCAATGATGATGCTCTGGCAGATAAGTTAAGGAAAATTGCCGCTCACGGTCAAAGCAAAAGATACTACCATGATCTGGTAGGGTGTAATTCCAGATTAGATGCTATACAGGCAGCTATATTGGATATAAAGTTGAATCATTTGGATGAGTATATTGCAGCACGAAGAAAGGCTGCTGATTTTTATGATAAGGCATTTGTCAATCATCCTAAAGTAACAGTTCCATACAGAGCTGCTTACAGCAAACATGTTTTTCATCAATACACATTAGTATTGGAAGGGGTAGACAGAGATGCATTAAGTGCATTTTTAGCCGAAAGAGGTATACCATCAATGATATATTATCCTGTGCCGTGTCACAAACAGCAGATGTTTGAGGCTTTTGGTGGCAGCAGTTATAATTTAGAAATTACCGATTGGTTGACAGAAAGAGTGATCTCTTTGCCCATACATACAGAATTGGACGAAGAACAGCAGAATTTTATTGTAGAAAATGTTTTAGAATTTATTAATAAATAA